Below is a genomic region from Seriola aureovittata isolate HTS-2021-v1 ecotype China chromosome 23, ASM2101889v1, whole genome shotgun sequence.
gtgtctgtgtgtgagtgtgtctgtgtgtgtgtgtgtgagtgtgtatgtgtctgtgtgtgtgtgtgtgtatattaatgtgtgtgtgtctgtgtgtgtgtgtgtgagtgtgtctctgtgtgtgtgtgtgtgtgtgttgtatgtgtctgtgtgtgtgtgtgtgtatattaatgtgtgtgtctgtgtgtgtgtgtgtctgtgtgtgtgtgtgtatattaatgtgtttgtctgtgtgcgtgtgtgtgttgtctgtgtgtgtgtgtgtgtgtgtgtgtgtctgtgtgtgtgtgtctgtgtgtgtgtattaatgtgtgtctgtgtgtgtgtgtgtgtgttgtctgtgtgcgtgtgtctgtgtgtgtgtgtgtgttgtctgtgtgtgtgtgtgtgtgtctgtctgtgtgtgtgtctgtgtgtgtgtgtgtctgtgtgtgtgtgtgtgttgtctgtgtgtgtgtgtgtgtgtctgtctgtgtgtgtgtctgtgtgtgtgttgtccgtgtgtgtgtgtgtgtgtgtgtattaatgtgtgtgtctgtgcgtgtgtgtgtctgtgtgtgtgtgtgtatgaatgtgtgtgagtgtgtgtgagtgtgtgtgtgtgtgtgtgtgtgtgtgtgtgtgagtgtgtgtgtgtgtgtattaatgtgtgagtgtgtgtgtgtgtgtgtgtgtgtgtgtgtgtattaatgtgtgtgagtgtgtgtgagtaagtgtgtgtatgtgtgtgtgtgagtgtgtgtttgtgtgaatgtacCAATGGTGAAGATGAcgactccacacacacacaacagcgcGCCAGCTCTCCGGTAACCACGGTGACGCCTCAGCACCAAcgctgtgatgtcactgctaGGCCCcgcctccatctcctcctcagcctctgaTGTCATAAACCTCATCTCCACTCTCGGAGCTCCTCCCATCTCCTCATCCTCGGACACGCTCACTGAGCGgtggagagacactgaggaagactggggggagaaagagagagagagagagatagggagtaaccatggcaactgatcagagggggaggggcttcCACCAAGTGTCTTACCTGTGTCAGACGAGTCCTGATGGAGTCCATGGAGACCtacaggagggaggagacagaggataATGTCACGTGATTATGACTGATCATCAGAATGACAGTGATCACCTGACTTGTTCTGTGGTTACTCTCAGGTGTCATGTGACATCTTCTACCTGACCCTAAGACACAGCTGGTCAACGCCTGTCTCTGATTGGAGGAGGACACGATGAAGACAGACCAGTGGGCCCAGGTGGATCGTCCTATTCCGTCCAGGTGACGAGAGAAGTGAGGACGGAGCACGGCTGGATCTGTCCCTCGGCCGACTCTGTTTGGTTCCTcagaggggtcagaggtcagcgtGAGCTGTCTGTTTGATCTGCTTAACTTTATTAACAGctaagtaaacacacacaccctcacacacacacagacagagtagatgagtgtgtgtgtgtgtgtgtgtatgtggtcaTCCAGTGACCTGCTGATTGTGGCTCCGCCTCCTTCGTCCTCCAGTCGTGAACAGAGAGGCAGCGGCTGAACAACTGTTCCCAGGCTTCACTGTGTGTCCTTTGGTTCCTACCTGCCTTTGTTTACAGGGGACAGATGTGACTGTGGCACCTGTCCTGCTGTCCACCTGTCACTGGGACATGTTGGGGTGCAACATGGAAATAGATTAAAAGCCATGATCTCAAGGGGTGAGTGATGTGTTCAAGGACAGGAAACTCTGTAAATCCCAAACTTCATGTTCTTCACTGTGTCTCTAGTTTCTATCTGATCAAACGTCTTAATGTCCCTCGTCTTCCAAAGCTTTTAGTGGGAGGAGTTTATTGACGTCAATATCTCAAACAAAACTATTCAGAATATGTTTGATTTCGACTACAATATTGTATCTTACAGAAACTCAATTTTACAACTTTGGTCTAAACGTGATATTCAAACTTTACCCAAAGCAAAAGATCTGACCTGTGACGACGCTGACTCTACtgagcatttatttattcatatatacgAGTGGAACCTCGATGAGTTCGTGTCTCACACAAAAGCATCGACACTTTCTAGAATAACACATTCTGATTTACAGAAGAGTCCTTCAAGTGTTTATGTTCTATTATGTTTAATATCGTTTCAATCTCTTATCTgtgttgatttattattattatattatttatttatcattacctttatctatttttttttacctgttctCTTTCATAAATTGTGAAGATCTCAAAGCCAAGTTGTCGTATAtggaatttttttaaaaagtcctcctcatggttttattgtgaaggggCTTGTGATGTCGTCGGATATCAATTAATTAAAGTAGAGCATGTCTTCAGTGAGCGGACTTTATTTGCAGGACTCGGCCACATCATGACAGGACACAACCTGTCAGTAGCATCATGTGACTCTCCTGTTCACACACTGCATCATCCCCAGATGCCACATACAGTGGCGCCCTCTACAGGCCTCCAGCTTTAATAACATGCAAGAGCCACtataacacccccccccccctcttaaGTTCAAACAGCATCATAGTTTACAGGTAATCTGACACAACATGACTATGACAACTGACTGTGTGACCAAACATAGACACGAGCATCCTCTTTGATATTTCTTATCtttttataaaccaaaaaatatatagaaatctGAAAACCATTAACCTTTCATTCCCAGCGTTAGGGTCAGGGTTAGTTTTTACTGTCGAACGACCCTCCTCAACTTAAAGAAAACACTATCTTTTCTCTGCATCTTAAACTTTTACTTCACGACAAAGTCCTTCATATGGGCTGGTGGTCTCCTGTTTCTTTGAGATCTGAACAACTCCTTAGTGGGCGAACCACCAGGTGtattgttttccttgttttgtttcaccGTAGCGGAAACTTTATCATCCACTCGTGTAGTGCTTGTGTCCTGTGGCCCTGTGTTGGTCACTGTGGAGGTACCACATATTCTTCAGGTGTCGAATCTGGTATCAGAACTTGCAGATCTTGCTCCTGTCTGCTGAACAGTTGATCCACGTGTCTCCTGACAACTTTACCATTTCCCAGCAGCACTGTGTAAGCAACTGGTCCTGGTCTCCTGTTTCAGTCCTGGTACCCATTTAGGTCCACATCCATAGTCTCCTGCTGCAAAGGTGCACTCTTTTGCATGTTTGTCATGGTGAGCTTTTTGGCTTGCTTGGTTTGACTCCACCTTTTGTCTCAAGGCGGGATTATGAGATCCAATGTACACCTCAACTTCCGACCCATCATGGTGACATGGTGGTGAGCAGTGCTGGAGCTCCACAGGGGACGGTCTTGTCCCCTCCTGTCTTCAGCCTGTGCACCTCAGACTTCAAGTTCAACATGGAGACCTTCCACCTACAGAAGTGGACTGTGGATGGTGGTGGACAGCTGCAGCTCAACACTGTGACTGTCCAGCTGTTCagctcctcccctctctgcaCATCTGCATCAGTCCTCAGCTGTGGACCCGCTTCACACCTCGTGTCATTTTCTCCTCAGATACTGTTCGTCTTCTTTGAATGTCTCGTCTTCACACGTTTTCTCTGTGATTCAATCTCACACTTTTACTTTGTAGTTTTTCACGTTtgcatttgtatatttttctcaGGTGTTTGTCTCCTCCAGGTGACCTGTCCTCTCCAAACACCTGGAGAGGACAAACAGCCGAGGTGTCTGTGTGACAGGTGGTGACGCTCAGTGTCTCAGTCGTACAGTCAGAGCTGATGGTCAGAGGAGCCACTGAGGGGAACTGTAGAAATGTTCTTCATGTGACGATGCTGATCATAAACATCGTGATTACAGAATTAACGCTCATCGGACCATCAGCTGTTCGACCTCTGAAGTTTGTAAATGGACTGACATGAAACGTTTGAACATGTTTGAATCATTTATTGAAGCAGAAGCATTTTTCCAACAGACTCATCGATCTGTTCatagaagacaaacacaaagtccaCCTGACAGATTATTGATTGATAAAGAAACTTAAATAACGATGTAGAAACCACCATCAcctggttgtctgcctccgcaacagataaaataaaagtgtttttcttaggtcaccgtgacctttcacctttagccaccaaaatcgaatcactTTGTCCTCGAGTCCAGGTGAaagtttttaccaaatttgaagttCTGTCGAGGCattactgagacatcgtgtccacgagaatgagacacACGGACagtcaacctgaaaacaaaatggctgctgcacCGTCACCaggtggaggaataaaaagataattacaggtgaaacaggaagtagagagAACCAGGTGaagcagtttatgttgtgtgAGTCATATTCAGCTCACAGCTCACGCtctgtgatgacatcagcagtgAGGTCATCATACTCTTCGACACACAGGGTCATCTCCATGGAGACAGCTGGTCTGCGTCCtgtcttcctgctgcagcacatGGACACCATGAGGACAGTGCAGACGCAGTATGGACACacggccactagatggcacAAGAGtctggacacagacacagaggggggaggaggaggggctgtAAAGACAGGATAAGTCATCAGTTTATTATGATAAACTGTctataaacaggaagtgatgtcagcgtcctgacctctgaccctcagcCAGCTCTGAGGAGACGGTCCAAACAGATCAGTAGAACACGAGTAGAAACCTTCATCAGACTCTTGGACTCTACTGATGGACAACTCCTGGACTTTAACTCTGTCTCCTGTGTGGATCCCGTTCTTCAAGAAATAAGCTGCACGTGTGGAACCATCTTTGTTTCTACAGCGCagagtgacatcacttcctgtcatcaCAGGAAGTGCAGGGATCTCCAGAATAAAAGGGCCATCTACGCAGCAAAAAGGAACCAGAGTGTcatagaggaagagagagagagagcaggtttCTGTAAACCACCAATCTACTCCCGATCACATGACCTGAAAGTGTTACTGTACCTTTAAGAGTCACACTGATGTTGACCTGGAGGCTCGTCTCTCCTGAACTGGTCTCACACCAGTAAACTCCAGAGTCTGACTGGGAGAGACCTGAGACTCTGCAGGAGGAACCATCAGAGGTCCCAAATCCTGAACCACAGTCACCAGTCTGTCCTCCACTGGTCCTCTTgactgtctgtcctcctgtctgtccaactgtctgtccacctgtctgtcctcctccaaTACAACTCAGAGACACTGAGTCTTCAATGAAGAACTGCTGAAGGTTTGGACTGACATTCAGAGAgactggaggacagagagagacagagtgagacagaaagagagagacattcACATTCAGATACAGTCAgtaactgttttctctctcacctgcagaaacagtctgtccagacagcagcacacacacacctgcaacaAGAGGACAGAGGTCACTGAAGGTCAGAGGTGAGcgagtgagtgactgagtgacagtAGAAGTGTGTGGACTCAccgagcagcagagagacaggtggagtctTCATGTTGTCTCCGTGACGACTGACCGTCagtctgtgcagcagagagacgCCTT
It encodes:
- the LOC130164322 gene encoding Fc receptor-like protein 5 isoform X3, translated to MSCMIYKHRDSGMVTWSTANEVLRSSTGSGEAEGVSLLHRLTVSRHGDNMKTPPVSLLLGVCVLLSGQTVSAVSLNVSPNLQQFFIEDSVSLSCIGGGQTGGQTVGQTGGQTVKRTSGGQTGDCGSGFGTSDGSSCRVSGLSQSDSGVYWCETSSGETSLQVNISVTLKDGPFILEIPALPVMTGSDVTLRCRNKDGSTRAAYFLKNGIHTGDRVKVQELSISRVQESDEGFYSCSTDLFGPSPQSWLRVRDSCAI
- the LOC130164322 gene encoding uncharacterized protein LOC130164322 isoform X1; amino-acid sequence: MSCMIYKHRDSGMVTWSTANEVLRSSTGSGEAEGVSLLHRLTVSRHGDNMKTPPVSLLLGVCVLLSGQTVSAVSLNVSPNLQQFFIEDSVSLSCIGGGQTGGQTVGQTGGQTVKRTSGGQTGDCGSGFGTSDGSSCRVSGLSQSDSGVYWCETSSGETSLQVNISVTLKDGPFILEIPALPVMTGSDVTLRCRNKDGSTRAAYFLKNGIHTGDRVKVQELSISRVQESDEGFYSCSTDLFGPSPQSWLRVRAPPPPPSVSVSRLLCHLVAVCPYCVCTVLMVSMCCSRKTGRRPAVSMEMTLCVEEYDDLTADVITEREL
- the LOC130164322 gene encoding uncharacterized protein LOC130164322 isoform X2 — translated: MVTWSTANEVLRSSTGSGEAEGVSLLHRLTVSRHGDNMKTPPVSLLLGVCVLLSGQTVSAVSLNVSPNLQQFFIEDSVSLSCIGGGQTGGQTVGQTGGQTVKRTSGGQTGDCGSGFGTSDGSSCRVSGLSQSDSGVYWCETSSGETSLQVNISVTLKDGPFILEIPALPVMTGSDVTLRCRNKDGSTRAAYFLKNGIHTGDRVKVQELSISRVQESDEGFYSCSTDLFGPSPQSWLRVRAPPPPPSVSVSRLLCHLVAVCPYCVCTVLMVSMCCSRKTGRRPAVSMEMTLCVEEYDDLTADVITEREL